Proteins from one Nitrospirota bacterium genomic window:
- a CDS encoding sulfite exporter TauE/SafE family protein produces the protein MDYSHISVFVAFSAGFLSFVSPCVLPLVPSFVTYITGLTFEDITATEEKNRVRYITITNSLAFIAGFSSVFVLLGASATYIGAVFLSYQDIVQKTGGILIILFGLYIMGVIKLSFLSAQKKFHIENKPAGLIGSFLVGMAFAAGWTPCVGPILGSILLYASTTGSITKGMGLLAVYSLGLGLPLFISALAINSFLATFKVLSRYMRWITILSGAFLIIVGIMIFTDSFTYLTSWFQKHGIGWSLE, from the coding sequence TGTATCACCCTGTGTCCTGCCGCTGGTACCATCTTTTGTAACTTACATAACAGGACTGACCTTTGAAGACATTACAGCAACTGAAGAAAAAAACAGGGTACGGTATATAACTATCACCAACTCCCTTGCATTTATAGCCGGATTTTCTTCTGTATTCGTTCTCCTTGGCGCCTCTGCAACTTATATAGGCGCGGTCTTTCTTTCATACCAGGATATTGTTCAGAAAACAGGCGGCATCCTCATTATACTGTTTGGATTATACATAATGGGTGTAATTAAATTAAGCTTCCTGTCTGCTCAGAAAAAGTTTCATATAGAGAACAAACCAGCAGGTCTTATAGGTTCGTTCCTGGTAGGAATGGCATTCGCGGCAGGATGGACACCATGCGTCGGGCCTATACTCGGTTCAATCCTTCTGTATGCAAGCACGACCGGATCTATCACTAAAGGCATGGGGCTCCTGGCTGTATATTCTCTTGGACTTGGACTGCCACTCTTCATCTCGGCCCTTGCGATAAATTCATTTCTGGCGACATTTAAGGTCCTCTCCCGTTACATGAGGTGGATAACGATTCTTAGCGGGGCATTCCTCATCATTGTAGGGATAATGATATTTACAGATTCATTCACATATCTCACTTCCTGGTTTCAGAAACATGGAATCGGGTGGAGCCTTGAGTAA